From Nycticebus coucang isolate mNycCou1 chromosome 6, mNycCou1.pri, whole genome shotgun sequence, the proteins below share one genomic window:
- the WDR73 gene encoding WD repeat-containing protein 73, with protein sequence METEPGLSEIRTLPGSKLALEHRLPQFRLHEPGLYTGDHLVPQTPLGADTGKRCSPVTYPGLARQEARSRTHCSAPPPTEAAPGSPKGGSRPPEATVTMEPSEDWLVESLRLYQDFFAFDLSGATRVLEWIDDKGVFVAGYESLRKNEILHLILPLRLSVKENQGLFPERDFKVCHGGFSDRSVFDLKHIPDSSLLVTSGLPGCYLQVWQVIEDSDVIKAVGTIAVHKKEENLWPRIAVFSSVTPGILHGVRLSSLQIVDLESQKTTYTSGVSDSEELSSLQVLSADTFAFCCTSGRLGLVDIRQKWAPLENCSPSSESGGERWCAKVGGRGQGPGPSIASLSSDGQLRLLDPRVLCHPVSSVHCPVSTPSPNPELLRVTWAPCLDNCLAISGFDGTVQVYDVTSWNGMGRQIEPLFTHRGHIFLDGNGMDTAPLVTTHTWHPCKPRTVLSAASDASLHVWDWVDLRASQ encoded by the exons ATGGAGACAGAGCCAGGTTTATCGGAAATTCGAACTTTACCGGGTTCTAAGCTGGCCTTAGAGCACCGACTGCCCCAATTTAGGCTGCATGAACCTGGTCTTTACACGGGCGACCATTTGGTCCCTCAGACACCCCTTGGTGCAGACACAGGGAAGCGCTGCTCTCCTGTCACTTACCCAGGACTTGCTCGCCAAGAAGCGCGCAGCCGCACTCACTGCTCGGCCCCGCCCCCGACGGAGGCCGCGCCGGGAAGTCCCAAAGGCGGAAGTAGGCCACCGGAAGCGACGGTTACCATGGAGCCATCGGAGGACTGGCTGGTGGAATCCTTGCGCTT GTATCAGGATTTCTTTGCATTTGACCTCTCAGGAGCCACTCGAGTCCTCGAATGGATTGATGACAAAG GAGTCTTTGTGGCTGGCTATGAAAGCCTGAGAAAAAATGAGATTCTTCATCTGATACTACCTCTCAGGCTTTCTGTAAAAGAAAACCAG GGCTTATTCCCAGAAAGAGATTTCAAAGTATGCCATGGAGGATTTTCAGACAGGTCTGTTTTTGATCTGAAGCACATACCAGACTCCAG CTTGCTGGTGACCAGTGGCCTTCCAGGTTGTTATCTGCAAGTGTGGCAGGTCATAGAGGACAGTG ATGTCATTAAAGCTGTTGGCACCATTGCTGTCcataagaaagaggaaaatctctgGCCTAGAATAGCCGTCTTCTCTTCAGTGACACCTGGAATCCTCCATGGGGTGAGGCTCAGCAGTCTGCAGATTGTGGATCTGGAATCCCAGAAGACCACATACACCTCAG GTGTCAGTGACAGTGAAGAGCTCAGTAGCCTGCAGGTTTTAAGTGCAGACACCTTCGCCTTCTGCTGCACCTCAGGCCGGCTGGGGCTTGTAGACATCCGCCAGAAGTGGGCACCACTGGAGAATTGCAGCCCCAGCTCGGAGTCAGGTGGCGAAAGATGGTGTGCAAAAGTTGGGGGCAGGGGCCAGGGCCCTGGGCCTAGCATCGCCAGCCTCAGTTCAGATGGGCAACTCCGCCTCCTTGACCCCCGGGTTCTCTGCCATCCTGTGAGCTCAGTCCACTGCCCAGTGTCCACACCTAGCCCTAACCCAGAGCTGCTGCGAGTGACGTGGGCCCCATGCCTGGACAACTGTTTGGCCATATCAG GTTTTGATGGGACAGTCCAGGTGTATGATGTAACGTCTTGGAATGGAATGGGGAGGCAAATAGAACCTCTCTTCACTCATAGAGGTCATATCTTCCTAGATGGAAATGGGATGGACACTGCCCCACTGGTCACCACCCACACTTGGCATCCCTGCAAACCAAGGACTGTGTTATCAGCAGCAAGTGATGCCTCTCTCCATGTGTGGGACTGGGTGGACCTTCGTGCCTCCCAGTGA
- the NMB gene encoding neuromedin-B isoform X2, which produces MARRAAGVQRLAGLLLVALLAAGVAPLSGALPEPCSQAGKIRVHPRGNLWATGHFMGKKSLEPSSLFPFGTAPHTFLRDQRPQLSYSLLRILLLKKALGMSLSGPAPYTQYRTLLMQILQK; this is translated from the exons ATGGCCCGGCGGGCTGCCGGCGTTCAGCGGCTTGCTGGTCTCCTACTTGTCGCTCTGCTCGCTGCCGGCGTTGCCCCGCTCAGCGGGGCTCTCCCAGAGCCCTGTAGCCAGGCCGGCAAGATCCGAGTACACCCGCGGGGCAACCTCTGGGCCACCG GTCACTTCATGGGCAAGAAAAGTCTGGAACCCTCCAGTCTATTTCCATTCGGGACAGCTCCCCATACTTTCTTGAGGGATCAGAGACCACAGCTGAGTTACAGTCTGCTCAGGATCCTCCTGCTAAAGAAAGCTCTGGGCATGAGCCTCAGTGGCCCAGCACCCTATACCCAG TACAGGACGCTGCTGATGCAAATACTGCAGAAGTGA
- the NMB gene encoding neuromedin-B isoform X1 has translation MARRAAGVQRLAGLLLVALLAAGVAPLSGALPEPCSQAGKIRVHPRGNLWATGHFMGKKSLEPSSLFPFGTAPHTFLRDQRPQLSYSLLRILLLKKALGMSLSGPAPYTQDAADANTAEVTAILGQTR, from the exons ATGGCCCGGCGGGCTGCCGGCGTTCAGCGGCTTGCTGGTCTCCTACTTGTCGCTCTGCTCGCTGCCGGCGTTGCCCCGCTCAGCGGGGCTCTCCCAGAGCCCTGTAGCCAGGCCGGCAAGATCCGAGTACACCCGCGGGGCAACCTCTGGGCCACCG GTCACTTCATGGGCAAGAAAAGTCTGGAACCCTCCAGTCTATTTCCATTCGGGACAGCTCCCCATACTTTCTTGAGGGATCAGAGACCACAGCTGAGTTACAGTCTGCTCAGGATCCTCCTGCTAAAGAAAGCTCTGGGCATGAGCCTCAGTGGCCCAGCACCCTATACCCAG GACGCTGCTGATGCAAATACTGCAGAAGTGACGGCAATACTGGGGCAGACACGATAA